One genomic region from Cryptococcus gattii WM276 chromosome C, complete sequence encodes:
- a CDS encoding Hypothetical protein (Similar to TIGR gene model, INSD accession AAW42176.1; CNC02140) — protein MASVKALLRSSAYNPLPLPTLPSPEQHCQDPEQLPPVAESLVLPYSLIQTRHHHLTSILPLVFSHPPIPSHNKPRAKPLPKGVFLFPTPPPPVHPLPTREYHGPKELVSEVSPSATPPPNSSSTPIPPQPKGRKRSGESEPPAHEIECIARVTLSLGPMSFYGTELWIGRFVEPRANNPKKERAKPGERKERERKRKEGIGKERQRINPGPSATPKPAAPVARPAVATAGPSAPRMRPPAPAPAPAMANRTAASPQLIQLVNQAASRHSWLSSLIYKAAGSTANQDELERLGRAVARLSKGESIDDLAPQRVSVASSEGLKGKGKETAASTSQAPKTSVPTVPGPSIPSQKPTPSAPAPAPDLSLSQKTSPSTITSTVPARESKEDKKDDAESDWDSDIEMKGPKQVGGGPMTPSALDTPDSATAASTTIPLASTTIQPSHVPSSVPNSQVANPSVPSPIPVSASTSSTVPFSRHAPPPKPNILNPPPFLLIAFKEHPTDKFLIPLGSRSFVSRIGGDWVTSKPPHPASGSTLPPGQSQETNDNTNLTVTQQPAAQTAISRELQALQSSAKSSAFELKAQADSKGRGRTTRARTTTNVNPPPPPVPPKVKAKPIQEPILTIAPKLPPLPQLPGQNPPAGTVLISTLVPASKWNKIDWTSLGKKVPWSENWDNKVKAETNGGLREEGPSSSLPLSGTIPSQNHVQLLNLAAEDFLPENGPLKAITIRLGQVDDQIWRRMKEVMNLVERAEIRALSATGVLPKPAPESVTHPADDPEIREAYIVHKTSTFSSLMGRTRQPRRFLQTRPPSPPAALLDATVDKMAPRPYPISTKPLYHVEEGDNDMDGRRDSSTQWTPDMDLGDGLGRKKKKKAAQETVGFEMPVSLEALDERVEASAQKALLGKRGRAGGGEGARKEKQRRGIEKGICEGCAREGIKIWRKGPNGKGTLCNSCGDLFTEGKLQYSDLKAPGAMKALTAANQDITGGDAVPSQVEEKNGDVPVKVEEGHTAKGVLGDDTAINSEEQKETSTQVVQAERPPEQPTQRPAIESQTATQSLPETTESRVDMQDHKSL, from the exons ATGGCCTCCGTAAAGGCTCTGCTGCGGTCGTCCGCCTACAACCCACTTCCGCTCCCCACTCTCCCGTCCCCCGAGCAACATTGCCAAGACCCCGAGCAACTGCCGCCCGTCGCAGAAAG TCTTGTTCTCCCATACTCCTTGATACAGACACGTCATCACCACCTCACATCCATTCTGCCCCTCGTGTTCTCTCACCCCCCCATCCCGTCTCATAACAAGCCTAGGGCAAAACCCTTGCCAAAGGGCGTCTTTCTGTTCCCTACCCCCCCGCCTCCCGTTCACCCCCTCCCAACTAGGGAATATCATGGGCCGAAAGAGCTAGTCAGCGAGGTCTCTCCCTCCGCGACCCCTCCTCCCAACTCATCATCGACACCTATCCCTCCGCAACCCAAGGGACGCAAGCGTTCAGGCGAATCTGAACCACCAGCCCATGAAATCGAGTGCATCGCGCGTGTGACATTGTCCCTGGGGCCAATGTCTTTCTACGGCACAGAGCTATGGATTGGACGCTTCGTTGAGCCCAGAGCTAACAATCccaagaaggaaagggCCAAACCAGGAGAGCgaaaagagagagagagaaagaggaaagaagggatAGGAAAGGAAAGACAGAGAATAAATCCTGGTCCGAGTGCTACACCAAAACCCGCGGCTCCAGTGGCAAGGCCAGCAGTCGCCACTGCTGGGCCATCCGCTCCTCGTATGCGGCCCCCAGCACCAGCACCAGCACCGGCTATGGCAAACCGCACAGCAGCTTCGCCCCAACTCATTCAACTCGTCAATCAGGCTGCTTCTCGCCACTCATGGCTTTCATCTCTTATCTATAAAGCGGCGGGTAGCACAGCCAACCAAGACGAGCTGGAAAGGTTAGGAAGAGCAGTGGCAAGGCTCAGCAAAGGAGAGTCAATTGACGATCTGGCACCGCAGCGTGTGAGCGTTGCTTCCAGCGAGGGtttgaaagggaaagggaaggagaCTGCTGCAAGTACCTCCCAAGCTCCAAAGACGTCTGTTCCCACAGTTCCAGGCCCATCGATACCGTCACAGAAGCCCACACCATCTGCTCCTGCTCCGGCCCCTGATCTCTCACTCTCTCAGAAAACTTCCCCATCAACTATTACATCCACTGTACCAGCAAGAGAAAGTAAAGAAGACAAGAAGGATGATGCAGAGTCCGATTGGGATAGCGATATTGAGATGAAAGGTCCGAAACAAGTTGGCGGAGGCCCAATGACTCCATCCGCACTTGATACGCCCGATTCTGCGACCGCTGCATCGACTACCATACCTTTGGCATCTACTACTATTCAACCTTCTCATGTACCCAGCTCCGTACCTAACTCCCAAGTGGCCAATCCTTCAGTTCCCTCTCCCATCCCTGTATCTGCATCCACATCTTCCACAGTGCCATTTTCTCGGCATGCTCCACCTCCTAAACCCAACATACTCAATCCGCCGCCTTTCTTGTTGATTGCATTCAAAGAACATCCCACAGACAAGTTCTTAATCCCCTTGGGATCAAGGAGTTTTGTCAGTCGCATTGGCGGGGATTGGGTTACTAGCAAACCTCCACACCCAGCTTCTGGCTCTACGTTGCCTCCAGGTCAATCCCAGGAAACCAATGACAATACAAATCTAACAGTGACTCAACAGCCAGCAGCCCAGACGGCCATCTCCAGAGAACTGCAAGCTTTACAGTCTTCTGCAAAATCGTCTGCTTTTGAGCTGAAGGCACAAGCAGATTCAAAAGGCAGAGGACGTACCACCCGTGCTCGCACAACCACCAACGTCAatccccctcctcctcccgTACCACCCAAAGTCAAGGCCAAGCCCATCCAAGAACCCATCTTGACAATAGCGCCAAAActtccgcctcttcctcaactTCCCGGCCAAAATCCTCCCGCCGGAACAGTCCTCATCTCCACTCTTGTGCCGGCCAGTAAATGGAACAAGATTGATTGGACGTCATTGGGCAAAAAAGTACCTTGGTCTGAAAATTGGGACAATAAAGTCAAAGCCGAGACCAATGGGGGCCTCAGGGAAGAAGGGCCGTCCTCGTCATTGCCTTTGTCAGGCACGATCCCATCCCAGAACCACGTTCAGCTGCTTAATCTTGCTGCTGAAGATTTCCTCCCTGAAAATGGACCTTTGAAAGCCATCACAATCAGGTTGGGCCAGGTGGACGATCAGATCTGGAGGAGAATGAAAGAGGTGATGAACTTGGTCGAGCGGGCGGAAATAAGAGCCTTGTCGGCGACGGGCGTCTTGCCGAAGCCCGCTCCAGAGTCTGTAACCCATCCTGCCGACGATCCAGAGATCCGAGAAGCATACATCGTGCACAAGACGTCCACCTTTTCATCTCTCATGGGCCGCACCCGGCAACCTCGTCGTTTCCTACAAACCCGACCACCTTCTCCACCTGCTGCTCTTCTAGATGCAACGGTAGATAAAATGGCTCCGCGCCCGTATCCCATATCTACCAAACCGTTGTATCATGTtgaagagggtgacaaCGATATGGATGGCCGGCGGGACAGCTCGACGCAATGGACGCCAGACATGGATTTGGGTGACGGTCTCGGGcggaaaaagaagaagaaggccgCCCAAGAAACAGTGGGATTCGAGATGCCCGTCTCCTTGGAAGCGCTTGACGAGCGGGTAGAGGCTAGTGCTCAAAAAGCACTCCTGGGGAAGCGTGGAAGAGCCGGCGGAGGAGAAGGTGcaaggaaagaaaagcaAAGGCGGGGAATTGAAAAAGGTATATGCGAAGGCTGCGCAAGAGAAGGAATTAAGATTTGGAGAAAAGGACCGAATGGTAAAGGAACCT TGTGTAATTCATGTGGCGATCTTTTTACTGAGGGGAAGCTTCAGTATAGTGACTTGAAGGCGCCTGGGGCAATGAAAGCTCTTACAGCTGCCAACCAGGACATCACCGGA